In Kineococcus rhizosphaerae, the genomic stretch CCCGCGTCGCGGGCGGCGACCGCCAGCGCCGACCCGGGCAGCGCGTACAGCGCCAGGCCCGGGTCGAAGGACCGCACCGCCGCGCAGACCGCCCGCGCCAGGTCGGGCTGGTCGTTGACCATCACGTACAGGGCGCCGTGGGGTTTCACGTGCGCCATCCGCTGCCCGGCCGCACGCACGAAGGCGTCCAGGGACCCGATCTGGGCCAGGCAGAGGTCGTGGACGTCCTGGGCGCCGACCGCGATGGCACGGCGGCCGAAACCCTCCCGGTCGGCCAGACCCACGTGGGCGCCGATGGCCACCCCGTGGCGGACGGCCAGGTCGACGCTCTCGCGCATGGTCCGCGGGTCCCCCGCGTGCGCGCCGCAGGCGATGTTGGCCGAGGTGATGAGGGGCATCACCTCGGCGTCGGCGCCGTAGCGGTAGACGCCGAAGCTCTCGCCCAGGTCGCAGTTCAGGTCCAGGGTGCGGGCGCCCGGCCCGCTCACCGGGCGGCCGAGGCGAGGGGTTCGGCGGCTCCGGGGGTTTCGGAGGTTCCGGCGCTGCTCAGGTGCGGGGCCCGCCGCGGGGACACCGCGCGCTCCCAGGCCCGGGCGAAGCGCAGCAGCCGCCGCTCGCTCATCACCGGTCCGACGACCTCCAGGCCGACCGGCAGCCCGTCGTCGGTGAACCCGACCGGGACGCTGGCCGCGGGCAGGGAGGACTGCGAGGCCAGCACGGTGTTGGTGGGGAACGTCAGCGCCGTCCACCGCTTCGCCGCCAGTTCCTCCCGGGTGGGGGCGGGCACCTGGACGGTCGGGTAGACCAGGACGTCGACACCCGCCCCGGCCATCAGCGCGGTCAGCCGGCGGCGCAGGTCCTCCTGGCGCAGGCGCCGCGGCAGGTACTCCGGGTCGTGGCGGGGGTCCTCGGGCCCGGCGGCGATGTCGACGACGAGGTCGGTCAGGGGGTGGAAGGCCCCCGCGGCGACGATCTCGTCCCAGCTCGTGGCCGGGACGCCGGGACGGGCGGCCAGGAAGGCGGCGAGGTCCTGCTTGGACTGCGTCGTGTACAGCGAGGTCCCGGTGACCCACTCGTGCAGGTCGCCCAGTTCGAGGCCCTCGACGACGCCGGTCCCTTCGGCGCGCAGGCGGTCGAGGGCGGCGCGGACGACGGAGTTCGTGCCTGCGGACTCCGGACCGGTGCCGAACGCGTCCTCCAGGACGCCCACGCGGAAGGAGGCCAGGTCGGTGGAGTCCAGGTCCTCGGCGAAGGCGCCGAGGTGCTCGTGGCCGGCGGCCAGCGCGGTGTACTCGTCC encodes the following:
- a CDS encoding 5-oxoprolinase subunit PxpA, yielding MSGPGARTLDLNCDLGESFGVYRYGADAEVMPLITSANIACGAHAGDPRTMRESVDLAVRHGVAIGAHVGLADREGFGRRAIAVGAQDVHDLCLAQIGSLDAFVRAAGQRMAHVKPHGALYVMVNDQPDLARAVCAAVRSFDPGLALYALPGSALAVAARDAGLGVVEEFFADRPYRAGRVRMFGWTAEELGTPDAAAGRAVQQLRTPALAGVGTVCVHSDSPAAAERLRALRVHLDREGWAVAAPRPSGNPTGPAPTPLSSPHVDEAFQPVPSP
- a CDS encoding amidase — its product is MDDLRETHPFAELTITRFHRMLRAGEATSAELTAWYLQRVEDLDRDGPRLGSLVTLNPAALDQARAADDHFSRTGRFLGPLHGVPIVVKDQAETAGIPTAFGCSLFADHVPEQDATVVARLRAAGAVVLGKTAMCDFAAGWFSFSSRTGFTRNPYDLERETGGSSAGTAAAVAADLALVGLGEDTGGSIRLPASFTNLFGLRPTTGLVSRTGFSPLVHFQDTPGPMARTVTDAAVVLDVIAGWDPQDEYTALAAGHEHLGAFAEDLDSTDLASFRVGVLEDAFGTGPESAGTNSVVRAALDRLRAEGTGVVEGLELGDLHEWVTGTSLYTTQSKQDLAAFLAARPGVPATSWDEIVAAGAFHPLTDLVVDIAAGPEDPRHDPEYLPRRLRQEDLRRRLTALMAGAGVDVLVYPTVQVPAPTREELAAKRWTALTFPTNTVLASQSSLPAASVPVGFTDDGLPVGLEVVGPVMSERRLLRFARAWERAVSPRRAPHLSSAGTSETPGAAEPLASAAR